From the genome of Spinacia oleracea cultivar Varoflay chromosome 2, BTI_SOV_V1, whole genome shotgun sequence, one region includes:
- the LOC130467352 gene encoding uncharacterized protein, with protein MNEVFKDEPPQVPDTSNRKKYVEPEIDEDDEEYEEDLVGSGDDSEDTPYEEEGEELEDEEEDDDEEYVDEDEDEGENDVGVKCKLKNQGRKTGNAKGRRPVVVEEDDEFYDDLEVDARAKLKMKERSRKYAKSRRLANDVEDEGNDDEEDDEEDGEADVRRVGKKHPKHVGQNVRRYPEDEQHGLRKKHLKVIRKRRRGDTDDEEEQGKPVKKKLLLKKKVGKIVDKERRKGKYPLKDKGMTKRGKNRRVFLRVPIPQHPMSRGEYAKCHDVVVATQRANCDRKQPSVICRTDAFSKIIAGFDDSRRACVQKMGFGGLLELKISKLPRQLCYWLMTRLDGVNSYLVGGDGHVLPITPGHWEDVFGLRNSGLPIPEKDSNLPAGKALAYAVKYGEKNPANNKTTVLISNATRVLLGPLDKLGNLVPLANQRQRTEFMENFMIVLMGQILCPSTDGANMSTKLLGAVCVAKDADQYNWCEFCHKWLLDYAIPCQRKLEVQGYAAGTGGCVLFLLVSALLKLTFNKYVHYKCCML; from the exons ATGAATGAAGTTTTTAAGGATGAACCTCCCCAGGTACCCGACACTAGTAACCGTAAGAAGTATGTGGAACCGGAAattgatgaagatgatgaagagTACGAGGAAGATCTCGTTGGATCAGGGGATGATAGTGAAGATACACCATATGAAGAGGAGGGTGAGGAATTAGAGGACGAAGAAGAAGACGACGACGAAGAGTATGtagatgaggatgaggatgagggGGAAAATGATGTTGGTGTAAAGTGTAAGTTGAAAAATCAGGGCAGGAAAACGGGTAATGCTAAAGGAAGGCGTCCTGTTGTTGTAGAGGAGGATGATGAGTTTTATGATGATCTTGAAGTTGATGCTCGTGCTAAGTTGAAGATGAAAGAGCGCAGTAGGAAGTATGCTAAGAGCAGGCGTTTAGCTAATGATGTAGAGGATGAAGGAAATGATGATGAAGAGGATGACGAGGAAGATGGAGAAGCTGATGTCCGTAGAGTGGGGAAGAAGCATCCGAAGCATGTAGGCCAAAATGTTAGGCGGTATCCAGAAGATGAACAACATGGGTTGAGGAAGAAACATTTGAAGGTGATTAGGAAGAGGCGTCGTGGGGATACTGATGACGAGGAAGAACAGGGGAAGCCTGTGAAGAAGAAGTTGTTGCTGAAGAAAAAGGTTGGTAAGATTGTTGATAAAGAGCGTAGAAAAGGAAAGTATCCTCTTAAAGATAAGGGAATGACTAAGAGAGGCAAGAATAGGAGAGTGTTTCTGCGG GTTCCAATCCCCCAACATCCAATGTCTAGGGGTGAATATGCCAAGTGTCATGATGTTGTAGTTGCTACCCAAAGGGCTAATTGCGATCGCAAG CAACCGAGTGTTATATGCCGCACTGATGCTTTCTCAAAGATCATTGCTGGATTTGATGACTCTAGAAGAGCCTGTGTGCAAAAAATGGGGTTTGGAGGATTGTTGGAGTTGAAAATATCCAAGCTTCCGAGGCAGCTTTGTTATTGGTTGATGACCAGATTGGACGGAGTCAACAGTTATCTGGTAGGTGGTGACGGGCATGTGTTGCCGATCACACCTGGCCATTGGGAAGATGTGTTTGGTTTGAGGAACAGCGGGCTTCCCATCCCTGAAAAGGATTCTAATTTGCCGGCTGGAAAAGCTCTAGCGTATGCAGTGAAGTATGGTGAGAAAAACCCTGCAAACAACAAGACCACAGTACTGATATCCAACGCAACTCGCGTGTTGTTAGGTCCCTTGGACAAGCTCGGCAACTTAGTGCCGCTCGCAAATCAACGTCAAAGGACTGAGTTCATGGAGAACTTCATGATTGTGCTAATGGGACAGATTCTTTGTCCTTCTACTGATGGTGCAAACATGTCGACGAAACTGCTAGGTGCTGTATGTGTTGCAAAGGACGCAGATCAGTATAACTGGTGTGAGTTTTGTCACAAATGGCTGCTAGACTACGCGATCCCATGCCAGCGGAAGCTAGAAGTTCAGGGTTATGCGGCTGGGACTGGTGgttgtgttttgtttttgttggtgAGTGCTCTCCTGAAATTGACATTTAATAAGTATGTTCATTATAAGTGTTGTATGTTGTAG
- the LOC130467353 gene encoding uncharacterized protein, which produces MEALPQHEPQQEPRHEPVQQGHTEGDQGGPQEEGPVVPVVQQEADPQGPVEEPPQNDFVEPQNDVLEDPENKDEEDGEEGDEEDGEEGDEDEEDVGNTADQDKPGDDDDENQGANGGTTGPVAGEVEGADNAEGPGADGTENTRVGGEGLDHGAVHGSNPEDFDGAEPGGDGQVRTRIKAARPKPSPKPRTATKRSRKPSEKAIAMRTTRQRLGIRMTKADSSILKYVEAYDTKKKAGGAMLIECDGNDANQQMCYSVVHPRSYVNSQYVRTIAYLYNREWASEFPKSCRRLMLDSMFAHQKLKTKETYARLLKKWSQPLRKVVSSDISVVLPSYTIHPSLLDILYVRNS; this is translated from the exons ATGGAGGCACTGCCGCAACACGAGCCACAACAAGAGCCACGTCATGAGCCTGTCCAGCAAGGTCATACCGAGGGAGACCAAGGCGGACCACAAGAAGAAGGGCCAGTGGTGCCTGTTGTGCAGCAAGAGGCAGACCCCCAGGGCCCAGTAGAAGAGCCACCACAAAATGATTTTGTGGAGCCACAAAATGATGTTTTGGAGGACCCCGAAAACAAAGATGAAGAAGATGGCGAGGAAGGTGATGAAGAAGATGGCGAGGAAGGTgacgaagatgaagaagatgtTGGTAATACCGCGGATCAAGATAAAcctggtgatgatgatgatgagaacCAAGGAGCAAATGGTGGTACAACGGGTCCGGTTGCGGGTGAAGTTGAAGGTGCAGATAATGCAGAGGGTCCGGGTGCTGATGGGACCGAGAATACAAGGGTTGGGGGTGAAGGTTTGGACCATGGTGCTGTTCATGGTTCCAATCCTGAAGATTTTGATGGTGCTGAACCAGGTGGTGATGGTCAGGTGAGAACAAGAATAAAGGCAGCGAGGCCTAAACCTAGTCCCAAACCCCGCACTGCGACAAAGAGATCCCGTAAGCCTAGTGAGAAGGCAATAGCAATGAGAACAACTCGTCAACGACTAGGTATTAGAATGACGAAGGCAGACAGTTCTATTTTGAAGTACGTAGAGGCTTACGACACCAAAAAGAAAGCAGG AGGGGCTATGTTGATTGAATGTGATGGGAACGACGCAAACCAGCAGATGTGTTACTCGGTTGTTCACCCCAGGTCCTATGTGAATTCCCAGTATGTTCGTACAATTGCATATCTCTACAACCGGGAGTGGGCTAGTGAATTTCCAAAGAGTTGTCGCAGACTTATGCTTGACTCTATGTTTGCA CATCAAAAGCTAAAGACGAAAGAAACATATGCTAGGTTGTTGAAGAAGTGGTCGCAACCACTTAGGAAGGTGGTCTCCTCGGATATTTCTGTGGTATTACCATCTTATACTATTCATCCCTCATTATTAGATATTTTGTATGTTCGCAATAGTTGA